AGACACGGGGGAACTGCAAAAAAATTGCTGGAAGTCGCGTTTATGGATGACGCCATGAACGATTATATCGTTATTTCTACCGAATATTATTGGCACTGGGATTTGGAAGGCACCCATTTAAGCGTATGGGATTATAAGGAAGTCATGAAAAAAGTGATGGGCAGTGTGGGGATGGAATACTTTGCAACGGATGATCCGGAAATTACTTGCCACCCGGCAAATATGTTGATGGCGCGAATCGGAACGCGCGTTCCGCTGGAATCCATTGAAAAATTTAATGAAATTCGCTTTCAATCGCGATACATGTATTAGGTGAGTGTGACGATGAGCGGAAAATCAGTATTTATATACAGCGACTCCTATCAAACATATAAATTTACCGAAGAACATCCGTTTAATCCGCAAAGGCTGCGAATGACAAGGGATTTGATTTGCCTGTTGGACCTGATAAAAACGGAGCAGTTGGTAACTCCGGCGCCAAGCTCTGTTGCCGACCTGTTGCTCGTTCACGACGAAACATATGTGCAAGCAGTCATGGAAGCGAGCCAAATGTCAACGGATTCCCCGGAATCTTTGCTTGCTTACGGACTTGGAACAGAAGATACGCCCATCTTTCCGAATATGCATGAAGCGACATCTTTGATCGTCGGCGGTACGGTCGCCGCCATGAATCTCGTATTGCGCGGTGAAGCCGATCATGCATGCAATATTGCGGGTGGATTGCACCACGCCCATCGTGCACAGGCATCCGGATTTTGTGTGTACAATGACGCCGCTGTTGCAATCGCCCATGCAAAAATGCAAAATCCGTCACTGAAAGTCGCGTATATCGATACGGATGCCCATCATGGGGATGGCGTACAATGGCTATTTTATAAAGATCCCAACGTTTTGACGATTTCTTTTCATGAAACGGGAAAATACCTGTTCCCCGGAACCGGTGATACGACAGAGCGCGGGGAAGGTCCGGGATACGGGTATTCCCTGAACGTTCCGCTACAAGCGTTTACAGAGGACGAGTCGTGGATGGAAAGCATGAAGACTGTACTCATTCCTGTACTGGAGCGTTTCAAGCCGGACATCATCATTAGCCAACATGGCTGTGACGGTCATCGATACGATCCTTTGACACATCTTTGCGCCACAACACATCTCTATCGGTTTATCCCAAAATTGATTCACCGTTTGGCACATGAAGTGTGCGACGGCAAATGGGTGGCGATTGGCGGAGGCGGCTATGACATTTGGCGGGTGGTGCCGCGCGCTTGGACGATGTTATGGGCGGAAATGTCCGATCAATCTTTGCAGGCGGCGATTCCAAAAGACTGGTTGGATCGCTGGCAGCCCCATGCACCGTCCGACCTTCCTGACACATTTTTGGACCATGCAAAAGATTTCCCGCCGATTCCCCGGCGCAAAGAAATTGAAGAACAAAATCGGATTGCGACCCGATTGGCTTTGCAGGGTTCTCCGTTTGTCATTTGATTTGGAATGAAAGTATTCATGAAAGTAATGTTGACTGATGATGATAC
Above is a window of Fodinisporobacter ferrooxydans DNA encoding:
- a CDS encoding acetoin utilization protein AcuC; the encoded protein is MSGKSVFIYSDSYQTYKFTEEHPFNPQRLRMTRDLICLLDLIKTEQLVTPAPSSVADLLLVHDETYVQAVMEASQMSTDSPESLLAYGLGTEDTPIFPNMHEATSLIVGGTVAAMNLVLRGEADHACNIAGGLHHAHRAQASGFCVYNDAAVAIAHAKMQNPSLKVAYIDTDAHHGDGVQWLFYKDPNVLTISFHETGKYLFPGTGDTTERGEGPGYGYSLNVPLQAFTEDESWMESMKTVLIPVLERFKPDIIISQHGCDGHRYDPLTHLCATTHLYRFIPKLIHRLAHEVCDGKWVAIGGGGYDIWRVVPRAWTMLWAEMSDQSLQAAIPKDWLDRWQPHAPSDLPDTFLDHAKDFPPIPRRKEIEEQNRIATRLALQGSPFVI